The genomic DNA ATCAATACCTAGTATGGATACCTGACTGGGAATGGGTTGAAAACTCTAAAGGCAAAGGACGTTGGAGAGACCGCGGCTATTGGGAAGATCAAGGTTGGTGGGATTATCGCCGCACCAGCTACACGGCCTCGCTATCTGCAAACCAAACTGTTACACCTGACTCCAAATCTCCTACCCGTTCAACTAACCAAATGAAATCCGGGTACGGCATTGAGATGAATAGCACCACGACCCTATCCTCCAATTCGCCAAGTAGTCATATCACTGGCGCTCAACATGCCCTATCTTACTTTCCTGAGTTCTCATACCAGAAATATTGGCGGCTGCATGATGCTAAATCAGCAGGATATAACGCCAGCTTTTGGCTCAAGCCAAACGAGTATTCCACTTATAATAGCCGTGTCCACTTTACCCCCATCTGGTTCCCCGATAACTCCTACACTCCCATTACCCGCATCATAGACGCATGGACCCCAGCCGGGATGCTGACCCTTCAACTCCAACGAACGATTATGATTTCCGGCAATCTTTTCTCAGACTGGCATATTGCTCCCCAGAATCCCAAATAGGAAGAAGGTGCTGCTTCTATGCTGCTGCCTATTGTCATCCTGCTCCTCTGCCTTGTTGGCGGGGGAGCTGTTTTATTGTACTTGAAATCGAGCAAACCCAAATCCAGAGAACAAGCGAATCTAAGTGGTCAAACGGCTCAACAATTTGTGAATGTAGAAGATATTCGTGGAAATTTTCTTTCTACACAAGATGGATGGCTACTCTGCTATTTGCGTATTTTCCCTATCAGTCTTGACCTGCTCAGTGCTTCTGAGAAAAAAATGCTTATTCAGAAATTAACAGCCGAGCTGTCCTCGATTCGCTTTCCCTTTAAATTTCTCGCAGTCAGCCGCCCGGTAGATATTTCTCCAATCATTTCTGAACTGGCTTCCGCACTTCCCACTGCTGATCCAAAGCAAAAAGAATTGTTGCGGCAAGAAATCGCTGAGATGAACAATCTGGCTTTATCTGGCGAAGTCGTCGAACGGCAGTTTTATTTGATCCTCTGGCAGCGACAAGAAAATGGTGAACGCGACCTATTAGAGAAAGCAAAGCGACTTGTACAGCACTTTGAAGACGGACAAGTCCAGGCTCATGTACTAAAGCAGCATGAAATTGTTCAGCTATGTAATTTGGTCAACAACCCAGCCTATACCCATCTGGAAGATGCTGAGGCCAAAGCAACCATTCCGTTTTTAAGGGAGGTGTGAGACATCGAACCTGCTACTGCAAAACTGCTGGCCAAGCTCGCTGTCAAATTATCCACAGACGAGAAAGTTCGCAAACGGCTATGGATGCTCATCCTGGCGCTCATTGTTGGCTTTCTGCTACTCGTATCCATGGTGTTACAACTCCTTACCTCCCCGATTGAATCACTCAAGCTGATGCTGGGAGCCGGCGAGGAACCGGTGGTCAATGAACTGCGAATGGATTACGGCTTCACGCAACTACTCCAAGAAACAGATGAGGGCTACACGGAAAGCCTGGGACAGGAATACGAAGGGGTTATTTTGAAAGACGAAAGCCGGGAAGTGGTTTATTTCAATCAGTTGGATCAACGTTGGGCCGATAAGCCATATGGTCCCCGTGGCACTATTGGCGTTTCCGGATGTGGGCCTACTTCGCTAGCTATGGTTGTCTCAACGTTGACCGGAAGAACCGTCGATCCAGTTACCATGTCCAAATGGGCTTATGAAAATGGGTATCTGGCAGAAGGCAATGGTAGCTACCACAGCCTGATTCCCGATGGAGCCAAGCATTTTGGACTGCATGTAGAAGGGGCTTCTGTCAAAGAGCCACAGAAGGTGTTGGATGCCATCTCCAACGGAAAATTGGTTATTGCCATTATGAGCAAAGGACATTTCACCTCATCCGGTCACTTTCTGGTACTGCGTGGTGTAACTGCGGAAGGGGAAATTTTAGTTGCAGATTCAGCCAGTCGCAAACGCAGTGGGCAAACGTGGGACTTCTCCATCATTTTAAGTGAAGCCCGCCAAAACGCTGCAGCAGGTGGTCCCTTTTGGATTATTAGTTAGAGGAGGTACATGCATGGCAAAATCCGAAAAAAGTGAAATGAACGTTAATGCTTCATTGCTGAATGTCATTACTCCTATGGGATTGGAGTTTTTCCGGAACGGACTTATCATCGGTGAGCAAGCCGCAAAGCTATATGGCGTAATTCAGTATCCACCCAAGGCAAACGTAGGTTGGCTTTCCTCCCTTACCAATCTCCCTTCCACGATGGTGTCCATCGGCTTCCAGCCAATTGATAATAGTGCGCTTATCGCAGCTATATCCAAGTCCATCACCCAAAATAGTAGCACGGCTGATAGCGCCAAAGACCCGCTTACACGTCAACGTGCGGAAAAGGCCGCTACAGACGGAGAAAACATCATGCTGCAAATTGACCAAAATGGAGAAACCGTTGGTCTGATGAATGTCACTGTCATGCCCTTTGCCAATGATGACAAGCTCTTTGCCCGCACCTGTCGACGTGTTGAAAACACCTTCAGCCTAATGCGTTGTAAAATACGCACGCTAGCCCATTTGCAGAAGGACAGCCTACGGCATCTTTCTCCCATGTATCCAGCACAAGAGGCACTGGAGAATATCTTGAACAGAATTATACCCATGAGTACCTTTGTTGGAGGATTCCCTTTTGCCAGCAGTGGTTTTAACGATGGCAGCGGGTATTATCTAGCGAAGGACGCTAGTGGTGGATTAATTATTATCGACCCGTGGAAGCGCGGCGGAGATCGTACTAATTCCAATATTGTCGTCATGGGCGTAGCAGGCGTAGGTAAATCCACTGCCGTAAAACATATTGCTCTCAGCGAATATATGAAAGGCACTAAAGTCATATTCATCGACCCTGAATCCGAGTACAAGGAACTCTGCCAACAGTTAGGCGGTGACTGGATTAATGCTGGCGGTGGCTCCAGTGGCAAAATTAATCCGTTGCAAATTCGCCCCGCTCCTCGCGATGAGGAAGACGAAAAACATCCACTTTATACGGATGAAGGGCACGGCATGTCCGACATGGCCCTGCACCTTAAAAATCTGGAGATTTTCTTCAATCTGTATATCCCCGATCTGAACATGATGCAAAAAGCGGTTCTCAAGCAATGTCTGATCGAACTTTATAACCAGTTTCACATCAACTGGACAACGGATATTACCAAGCTACAAAGCATAGACTTTCCCACCTTTGCTGACTTATACGAGCTCATTCAAAACAAGGAGCAGACCTTGGGAGATTATGTGTACAAAGAGCTTTCTCTCCTCCTCTATGATATCGCCCATGGCGGCGATTCCTTCCTCTGGAACGGACACAGTACCATTCAAACGAGTAGCCGATGCATCTGCCTAGACACTCACTCTTTGCAAAATACAAGTGATAATATCAAGCGAACCCAATATTTCAATCTCCTCTCCTGGTGCTGGGAGCAGATGTCGCAAGACCGTGCAGAAAGGGTTTTGCTAATTTGTGACGAGACCTATTTAATGATTGACCCGCAAGTTCCGCAAAGCTTAGTCTTCCTGCGTAATGTAGAAAAACGCTCTCGGAAGTATGAGGCAGCTTTAGCGATCATTTCTCATAGTGTGGTAGATTTTCTAGCCCCTGAGATCAAAATGTATGGACAAGCCTTGCTCGACATCCCCTGCATTAAAATACTCATGGGAACCGACGGGAAGAACCTACAAGAAACACGGGAACTGTATAACCTGACGGATGCCGAAGAAGAACTGCTCGCCAGTAAGAAACGAGAGCATGCTTTACTCATGATTGGCTCCAAGCGTATCCATGCTCATTTTGAAATCCCTGACTACAAATTTGCCTATATGGGTTCGGCTGGAGGACGATAACGATGGATAAACGAAAGCAGTTCATCGAATTATTCTTTTATGTCATCCTCGTCATTGTTGGACTTATTCTCTTGATTATGAAAGAGGGATAAATCATGATTCTATATTTGACCTGCGATGTCCGTATCAATATGCTCGACTTTTTAGAAATGGAACAAGAGTTGCCTGTTAAAAAGCTGGTTGGAACTTTTTCCCTCTTATCCTTTGTCATTAAAGATATGAGACATTTTGCTCATGCACGCTATTTAGCTCTGGATCGAGAGGCAATAACTGAATCTGATGAAGAATTGATTCAAGCCCTGCAATCTTATCAAACAATCTATGACATGCGTGTAGTGATTATTGCAGAAGGTCTTTCCTCAGGCAGTCCATTTCTTCAAGATCTGATTCAATTTGGGGTACTTAATATCGTCACTACTACGGAGATTGGGGAGATCCAAGCGGAGCTACGGGAATGTTTTTCGGAGGACGGAATGCAACGCTTCAAGCCTGATACTCTCCCACAAGTATCTGAGGTAAAGCCAACCACCATGCTTCTGGAAGAAAGCATACAATATCACTTCACTTGCTCCAATGTCAAAATCGCCGTTGCAGGATGTGACCGACGTGTTGGTGTTACAACCACCGCAATGAATCTGGTATGCTGGATTAATGCTCATGGGGGAAAAGCCTGTTACGTGGAAGCCAACACAAACAATCACTTAGCCCATATCATTCATTTGTTTGAGCCAGAAAAGATGGGTAATGCTTACGTTCTGGAAAATAACGACTTCTACATGACGAGGGAATTGAATAGAAACTATAATGTAATTGTTTTGGATTGCGGCGTTCTTACTGAGCAGCGCTTGCAAGATGATTTTGCATCAGCTAACATCCGGCTACTCTGTGGTTCTTCTATGCCTTACGAACTGGCAGGTTTTTATCGAGCTGTTGAGCGGTGCAAAGATTTGTCCATACAACCACTTGGGCTATTTGTTCCTGACGACATTAGGAATTATCTTACGCAAACAATTGACAGGAATATTATTTTTGCAGACCATTCACACGAATTGTTTGATTCGCAAATTAATGGTGAACTATATAAAATGCTACTTCATAATCACCTAAGAGGTAATAGTGTTGATTAACTTTCAGGCTGTCAACATCGGATGAAAATTCCCCAAAAGTATCAGTTTAAAATCCCCCAATTTCATCGGTCGGCTTCAGTGTCTCCTGTTGGTTCAGGACGGAAGAAGCCGGCTTTTTTCTTTTCCTTGATACGATAGCTCTCCCCCTTGATGTTGACCGTGCTCGAGTAGTGGAGGAGGCGATCGAGGATCGCCGTCGCCAGTACCGTATCGCCAAAAATATCACCC from Paenibacillus sp. FSL R10-2782 includes the following:
- a CDS encoding C39 family peptidase, coding for MLILALIVGFLLLVSMVLQLLTSPIESLKLMLGAGEEPVVNELRMDYGFTQLLQETDEGYTESLGQEYEGVILKDESREVVYFNQLDQRWADKPYGPRGTIGVSGCGPTSLAMVVSTLTGRTVDPVTMSKWAYENGYLAEGNGSYHSLIPDGAKHFGLHVEGASVKEPQKVLDAISNGKLVIAIMSKGHFTSSGHFLVLRGVTAEGEILVADSASRKRSGQTWDFSIILSEARQNAAAGGPFWIIS
- a CDS encoding DUF87 domain-containing protein produces the protein MAKSEKSEMNVNASLLNVITPMGLEFFRNGLIIGEQAAKLYGVIQYPPKANVGWLSSLTNLPSTMVSIGFQPIDNSALIAAISKSITQNSSTADSAKDPLTRQRAEKAATDGENIMLQIDQNGETVGLMNVTVMPFANDDKLFARTCRRVENTFSLMRCKIRTLAHLQKDSLRHLSPMYPAQEALENILNRIIPMSTFVGGFPFASSGFNDGSGYYLAKDASGGLIIIDPWKRGGDRTNSNIVVMGVAGVGKSTAVKHIALSEYMKGTKVIFIDPESEYKELCQQLGGDWINAGGGSSGKINPLQIRPAPRDEEDEKHPLYTDEGHGMSDMALHLKNLEIFFNLYIPDLNMMQKAVLKQCLIELYNQFHINWTTDITKLQSIDFPTFADLYELIQNKEQTLGDYVYKELSLLLYDIAHGGDSFLWNGHSTIQTSSRCICLDTHSLQNTSDNIKRTQYFNLLSWCWEQMSQDRAERVLLICDETYLMIDPQVPQSLVFLRNVEKRSRKYEAALAIISHSVVDFLAPEIKMYGQALLDIPCIKILMGTDGKNLQETRELYNLTDAEEELLASKKREHALLMIGSKRIHAHFEIPDYKFAYMGSAGGR